The sequence AAGTTGTTTCAATACCGGTGGAGTATGTTCATACCCTTGAAACCAGATGGAAGGTTTCAACCCGTTACGGGATTCAAATGGAAGATAATATTCAATTTTCTACCCATCAGCGTGATTTTATTCCTTGGGGAATACGAAGAATTGGTGCTCCAAATGTTTGGGGAATCAGCCAAGGGAATCGGGTTAAGGTGGCGGTAATTGATACCGGTATTGATGCTAACCATCCTGATTTAAAGGATCGGGTGAAGGAGAGCGTTTCCTTCGTTTCCGGCTCTGGGGACCAAAACGGCCATGGAACCCATGTGGCTGGAACCATCGGTGCCTCGTTAAATCATTTGGGTATTGCAGGTGCTGCTCCAGAAGTGGAATTATATGCCGTAAAGAGCTTTCAAAGTGATGGTTCCGCTTTTCTCTCAGATATACTTGAGGGGATCGAGTGGTCCATTCAACACAACATGCAGGTGATGAATATGAGCTTTGGGACTCCTGATCCAAGCAATATTTTGGAGTTCGGGGTAGCTGAAGCAAGAAACGCTGGAATTATCTTGGTTGCTTCTGCCGGGAATTCCGGCGGGGATGCGGAGTATCCCGCCAAATATCCAGGAGTCATTGGTATCGGTGCAACGACGAAATCCAATCAAATTGCTTCCTTTAGCAGCAGAGGAGAAGGTGTGAATTTTTACGCCCCCGGTGTGTCGATCTTGTCGACATGGTTGGATGGTACCTATCGGAATTTAAGTGGAACTTCCATGTCTTGTGCCCATGTTACGGGTGCCGTTGCTCTTCTTAAAGGATATAATTCTTCCTATACACTATCGCAGATCCTGAACTTGTTGGAAAAAGGGAGCAGTCCGCTAAAAGGTGGCGGGTTCCTTGTCGATTTAACCCGTTTGAAATCTGGATGAATTTGAAAAATGGGTAGAATCGGATTTCCGGTTCCAGAGGAAACGCTCCTTACTTTTTCCGTTTTTTTGGTGTATACCGGGCATTTTGAGTACAAATTAACGATTCTCATCAGCTACCTTGGAACCATCTCTGCGGGGACTACCGCTTATTTTGCTGGAATTTCAAAACTTTCCTATCCCCGATTTGCAGCTTATGCCTATTTAGGTGGATTGGTTTGGTTTATTTACTTTTGTAACCCTTGGAAAAATCCTGGGGGAGAATCTTCAGTTTTTATCAGTTAAGAAAAAAAGGATCATCCCGTTAAGGTCTACATGAAATTTGTAGGCTTCTTGCTTTATATAGAATATAGACGGAACTGAAGAATTTATTAAGGACAGCCTTAAAAGAAAAACAAAAGAATTTTTGGCTGGAAATTGATAGGGGTCTTTTCTGTGAGAAAATTTATAATTATTATATTATCAGCGGTTGCGTTTGCTATTATTTACTTTGAATTGCCTTCCTCAGTTCCTTATGAGGCAAAAATGACCATCGCCATTACCACAGGTGCCATTATCCTATGGGTATTTGAGCCTATCCCTTTTTCTTTGACGGCGATATTGGTTCTATTTCTTCTTCCTGTTACGGGTTCGGTTTCTTTTGAAACGGCACTCTCGGGATTTGCTTCGCCAGCCATATTCTTAATTGTAGCTGGAATGATGTTAGCCAAAGGGGTAGAATCTACTTCCCTGGGGGAAAGACTTGCCTATTTTCTTCTCTATCATTTAGGGCACAAAAAAGGTGGGGTATTGGCAGGGATTATTTTGGTCCCGCAGTTGATGGCATTTTTTATCCCTGCCGCTGCTGTCCGGACGACGATGGTTCTTCCCATTACTTTTTCTATTGTTTCTATCCTTGGTTTAACCCGAGAAAATCCCATGACTAAACAATTGATGCTGGGACTTACATACGGAGCAACGATAAGTGGAACCGCTATTATCCCGGCTGCCATTGGAAATGTAATCACCGTGGAGTTGATCAATTATTATTTAGGGAAACAGGTCACTTATTTGGATTGGCTGATTATTGGATTTCCATTGTGGTTATTTATGATTCCCATTACTTGGTATGTATTATACAAATCGTTTCCTGTAGAATCTGACTCTTTTCCAGATATGAGAGAAAAAATCGGAGATTTGATTAAGGAGATGGGTCCATTAAACAAGAATGAAATGAAGGCCATCTTCATATTGGTTTTTGTCTTTTTATTATGGACCATGGAATCCATTCACGGTTGGCCTCCTGCGATCCCTGCTCTGATGGGAGCCGTGTTAATGGGACTTCCCAAAATTGGCATTGTCAATTGGAATGAGATGTTGGAAGTGAAATTTGGCACACTTCTGTTATTGGCGATTACCCTGTCATTGGGGAAAGCCCTCTATGAAACGGGTGCGGTTGATAGTATCTCCAATTGGGTAAAAACTGATGTTACATTATTTTTATTTTCTTCTCCAGCAATCTCAGTCCTGACAGTGTCGGTATTCACCCAGTTCCTGCACAAGGTCACATCCAATGTTTCAACCGCTGTGTTGACGGTTGTACCGATAGTTCTGGCCATTGGTGCTCAAGTCGGTGCACCTGTAATGTTATTGGGTGTTGTAGCAGGGATTACTTCCTTGTTCGGCTTCTTATTTGTTGTGGAAACCATCCCTGGAGTGATTGTTTGCGGGACCGGTTTTTTATCACAAAAGGATTTTTTCAAGCCAGGGGTTTGGTTAACCCTTGCAAGTATTATCGTGACCTATCTTTTAGCCATTACTTGGTGGAATTGGCTTGGTTATGTATAATAGATTTGAATAGGAATCAATTGGATAGACTGATGCCCAAAAAAGGAGTGAAGTTTGATGTTGTCTGAATTAAAACCACCCTCTCGAATATTGATGGGACCGGGACCTAGTGATGTTCATCCACATGTACTAAAGGCTATGGCTACTCCTTTGGTAGGTCATTTAGATCCTTCATTTTTGGAGATCATGAATGAAACTATGCAGTTGATGAGGATTGTTTTTGAAACGGAAAATCGATTGACCGTCGCTATGTCAGGGACGGGAAGTGCTGGAATGGAAACGGTTTTTGTAAACCTGGTGGAGCCAGGAGATAAAGTAATGATTGGCGTGAATGGATTGTTTGGAACCCGTATGGTGGATGTTGCAGAGCGTTGTGGAGCGGAAGTGGTCCAGGTAAAAGGGGAATGGGGGGATATCATATATCCTGAACAGATCGAGGAGGCCCTAAAAGCTCATCCCGATACAGTCATTGTAGCAGTCGTCCATGCAGAAACATCCACTGGAGTTCTGCAACCATTACAGGAGATTGCGGATATTGTCCATCAATATGGGGCATTACTGCTGGTTGATGCGGTAACTTCATTGGGTGGAATTCATGTTTCCATAGATAAAGTGGGAATCGATGCCTGTTACAGCGGAACACAAAAGTGTATCAGTGCGCCTCCTGGATTGTCTCCTGTTACATTCAATGAACGTGCCCTTGAAAAAATGGCAAGGAGAAAAAGCAAGGTACAAAGTTGGTATTTAGATCTTTCTATGATCCAAAATTATTGGGGCAAAGAACGGTTTTATCATCATACGGCTCCAATTTCTATGGTATATGCTTTAAGGGAAGCTCTAAGAATCATTGTTAACGATGGATTGGAAGAAACCATCGAACGCCATTGGAGATATGGAAAAATCCTGCAAAATGGAATAGAGGCCATGGGGTTAAAACTTCACGTAGAGGAAGGAAAGAGACTGCCTGAACTGACATCCATCGTGATTCCTGAAGGCGTAGATGATTTGGCTGTCCGTAAAAATTTGTTGAATCAATATGGCATTGAAATCGGCGGAGGATTGGGAGAGTTAAAAGGAAAGATTTGGAGAGTAGGATTGATGGGATATTCCTGTCAGCTCCGCAATGTGGTTTTATTCTTGTCTGCCTTTGAAGAGGTTCTTCGCGAACAAGGATACAAGGCTCCCAAGGGCGTGATTGAATCCGTGGTTCGGCCCGATAATCTTATGTTTACAAACTGACTCCTGCATCATACTGCCCATACTTTTTGAGGGATTGAAAAAAGGTGACCATTAGGTCACCTTTTTGCTGCGTCAAGGTGCTTCAATATTCTTTATATACCGAAAATATATAACCTTCTTCCTTCCATGATCAATGGTTCCGTCCTTTACTTCAAAAATCATGGCATCCCGAATAATGGATTGGATCACACCACTATCTGAAGTGAGTTCATCATCTCCATTAATGTATGAAATTCGAAGCAATCCTTTGTGTCCAATTAATTTTTCAATCGTTTCTTTCGTGTACATGGGGAACTCTCCTTTATCTGTTTTATACGGATTATTTCCCTTGGTCGTTAAAATGTTTTTCCATTAATTTCCTTTCTTTCTTTTTTCGGTATAATCCTAAAAGAATGTATACCAGAAAAAAGCTAAAAATAGCCACAATGAATCCGTTGATGGCACTTCCTAAGATAAGGGCAACTCCCTTTTCCTTAAGCAGAGCTAATCCTGAAACTTCGGTCATCTCTTTGGTGACCTTATCTCCAATTAATATCATTCCTGTATTTAAGTTAAAGTATAGAAAGAGAGGAATAATAAATTTTCCGATGATAAATCCGATAATGGATGCCGGCAGATTCCCTTTGAACAATCGAACCAATGGATACAATAGAATAACGGCAACACCCAAGGTAGGCAAGGTAATAAACTCAATGAAGATGCCGATGGCAAATCCTCGCGCAACAATGGCTGGAGCCCCTTTCGTACGCAATAATTTGAGATATTGTAAGCGTAAACTTCTTAGAATTTTTTTTAGCATGTAATAGCTCCTATGATTTTCTCATATTGTACCGTTTCTTTTTTAATTATAGCGAAGTCTTGTCCAATTGTATAATATTCTTTCCTTTTTTTCGGGAAAGAAAAATTTTCACAGACGAAATTCATTTCTATAGAAGTGGAACTGGATTCCAAAAAATTCTATTGACTAATTTATAACGGTTATGATAAATTATGTCTTGTGCTATCAGCGGCATCATCATTGTGGCGGCGTAGCTCAGCTGGCTAGAGCGTACGGTTCATACCCGTGAGGTCGGGGGTTCGATTCCCTCCGCCGCTACCATGGTTCCATCAAGAATTTCTTTTTCTTGACTTTTTTTACATGATGGATAAAATGATATTACACACCTATACATGCGGACGTGGCGGAATCGGCAGACGCGCTAGATTCAGGTTCTAGTGGTGGCAACACCGTGGGGGTTCAAGTCCCTTCGTCCGCACCAATCTGCGGAAGTGGCTCAGGGGTAGAGCATCGCCTTGCCAAGGCGAGGGTCGCGGGTTCGAATCCCGTCTTCCGCTCCATCATTGAATAAACATCCCCGGAATTAAGTCAAGGGGATTCGAAACCAGCCTGGAACAGGCGGAGGGGACGTCGAAGTCGGGCGCGAAGCGAGCGTATCCCGTCTTCCGCTCCATCATTGAATAAATAGGATAATATATTTAATACTGAAATCGGCTATGTGGCCGATTTTTTCTATTTAAGCCTCCTACATCATTCAGTCAGTGACAAATGAATCATTTGAAATTGAAGGGGATCAAATGATATAATGATTTCTAACTGTCTGAATAGAGGAGGAAAAGAAATGAATCAGCTATTGCAGGGGAAAAATTTTTTGATCATGGGAGTGGCGAATAAAAGAAGTATTGCATGGGGGATTGCTCAATCTTTGAGTAAGGCAGGAGCCACCTTAGCTTTTACATATCAGGGGGAACGTCTTGAACAAAATGTAAGGGAATTGGCGGAGACCTTGCCTCAAGAGGAAGTAATACTTATTCCATGTGATGTTACCAAAGATGAGGATATTCAGAATGCCTTTTCAACCCTTCGCGAAAAAGTAGGTGTACTTCATGGGATTGCCCATTGTATTGCTTTTGCCAAGACTGAAGAATTGGAGGGAGAATTTTTACAAACCTCCAGAGATGGTTATGCCTTGGCACAGGATATTAGTGCCTATTCTCTGGTTGCCGTTGCCAGAGAAGCCAAGCCGCTCATGACTGAGGGAGGCAGCATTGTCACACTCACCTATTTGGGTGGAGAACGTGTCGTCCCCAATTACAATGTAATGGGAGTGGCCAAGGCTGCCTTAGATATGAACGTCAAGTATTTGGCAAATGATCTGGGGCCCCACAATATTCGTGTCAACGCTATTTCCGCCGGCCCGATAAGGACCTTGGCGGCGAAGGGAGTACGCAACTTTAACAGTATTCTAAAAGTCATTGAGGAAAAAGCACCCCTTCGCAGAACGGTTGATCAAAGTGAAGTTGGGGATACCGCTCTTTTCTTGTTTAGCCATCTATCCAGGGGAATTACTGGTGAAATTATTCATGTTGATGCCGGTTACAATATTCTTGGCAATTAAGATTGACAGATCAAATAACCACAATGGTGGTTTGCTTCTTGCTTCAATTGTCTAAATAAGTAGCGATTTCGGCAATTTTATGCTCTGCTGCTTCTCTAATAGAGTGGGGTATATGGAAATGAGAAATACGCTTTTTTACATGACCCTTTGATTCTATACTGGGTTGACCAATTTTTACCGGTTGCTTTTCTAAGGATTCAATGGAGAGGCTGGAGGAAATAACCTTAGTGGGTATTCGCAATTGGTAGGTAATATTTGTTGATACATCGGTGATTTTTAGTGAATATGTGGGAGACATGCTCTCTCCATTTTTTTTAAACCCTCTTTCTGATAATGTGCGATCTACCACTGAAAACGGTTTTGTCTTTCCGGCAAGTAAAGAACGGCCAATTTGCATAAAATAAATCAATCCTCCCTTTTCATATTCAGATTACATATTTACACTTTATGTTTTACTAGGCATGGTTTATAACTTTTATACCTAATTCACTTTCGCTATCATTTTGCGATCTATAGAGATGAACGAAGGGATTATGATGGGGGTGTTTTTATGTGGGCTGATTTACACACGCATACGACTGCTTCTGATGGAAAATGCTCTCCTTCAGATAATATTATTCGGGCAAAGAAGAAGGGATTACAGGCAATTGCCATTACTGACCATGACACAGTTGCCGGTTTGGACGAAGCGATGAAAGCGGGAACAGAAATGGATATTGTGGTTGTTCCGGGAATAGAAATCAGTTCAATTTTCAAAGGACAAGATATCCATGTGTTGGGGTATTATGTGGACAAAGATGATCCGTGTTTTTTAAATAAGCTTAAAGAATTAAGGAAAACCAGAGATAAAAGAAACGAGATGATGGTGAAGAAATTAAATGAGTTGGGCCTTTCTATTGGAATGGATGAGGTATACGCTAGAAAAAAAGATAACGAAGGAAATATCGGGCGGCCTCATATAGCGGAAGTATTAATGGAAAAAGGAATTGTATCTTCTATGGAAGAGGCCTTTCGTCAATATTTGGGAAAAGAGGGAAGGGCATATGTGAATCCTCCCAGGATATCCCCTTTTGAAGCCATTGACTTGATCAAAGAGGCAAGGGGTGTTCCTGTGGTTGCCCATCCCGGTTTATATGATGATGATTTGTTAATTGAAGAGATGATTCAGTATGGTCTAAAGGGTATAGAAGTGTTTCATCCCGATCATAGCGATGACGCAGTAAATCGCTATTCTAAATTAGCGTCTACATATGGGTTGATAATGACCGGTGGTTCAGATTTCCATGGAGAAAGAAATGGTGAAATTTTCCACGGTGACATCGGTTTAAAATATGTGAATATTGAGATTGTCAATCAATTAAAACAATTAGCGGAAAATGCTTAACTATAGATCCTTTACCATGGTGACATGGGGAATATTGGCTTCATAAAACAGTTCGCTAATTTGAGAGTATCCCAATTTTTTATAGAAGGGTTCTGCGTGAAGTTGAGCGTTTAATTTTGCCTTTGTGTATCCAGCCTCTTTTGCCGCTTTCTCCAAGAATAACATCAGTTCTCTGCCCAAACCAGTTCCCCTTAATTCAGGAAGTACGGCAACCCTTTCGATTTTAGCCGTTGTTTCATCATAGGATCTAAATCGGGCAGTTGCAACGGGCTGCAACTGTTCATTGTAGACAATAAAATGGGTGGAAATTTCTTCGTATTGATCAATTTCAATCTCTTCAGGTACGTTTTGTTCCTCGATAAACACCTTTTTCCTCACCTTAAGGGCGTCTTGCCAATCTTCTTTGTTTTGGGCGATTTTAAATGTTAATTGATCTGTCGTTCTCATTCCACTTCTCCTAATAAAAAAGTTTGATATACACTCCAGGTCTCATTTTCTAACTGATAGACCAAATGAATTCTGTCCACATAAGTTTCCAGGTTGAATTTGTTCATTCGTAATCTGCCATATACATCGAGAAGTTCAGAGGTTGACATGTCTTGACCAATGGTTAGATGAGGAATAAAACGATATGAAGTTGGTATGGGAATTTTTATTTCGTTTCTAAGAGATTGATGAAGCTTAATGATCTCAGTCTCTTCTTTTATTGCAAAATAAATGACTGGATTTGTAGGGTGAAAGGTGCTGACCTTATGAAACTGAAGTATAAATGGCTTTGTATTTTCTGTTATTTTTTTTATTGATGGGGTTAATTCCTTTATTTGAGGGTCATCCGCCTCAAAAGCCTCAATTAATGTTAGATGAGGGGGAATTAATGCATAATGGCTGTCATATCTTTTGCGATATGAGTTGGCCGTATCTTGTACGTTCTTATTAGGGAAAATCACAATTCCGTATTTCAAACCAATCCCTCCAATACGATTCTTAGCTAAATTTTAGCAAATCTCATACCATTTGCATACTGCCGAAAGTTTATCATTCAGACACATTTTACGATAAATATGATATGATGTTAGTATACCGTAAATGGCGAGGGGGACTCAAATCATGATGAGACAAGTTCACAGCAAAGAAGTAAAAGAAGCTTGTTTAAAGCGTTTAAAAGATAGAGGGGTTACCGTTGAAGATATTGCCGAAGTGGTATATCTGATGCAGGCACCATACAACGTAGATCTAAAGATGGAATCCTGCGTAGAAAGTGTTGAAGCGGTTTTGGAAAAGAGAGAATTGCAGCATGCCATTCTTGTTGGAGTAGAATTGGATGTCCTTGCTGAAAAGGGGATGTTATCTGAACCACTTCAGTCTTTAGTAGAAAGTGATGAGGGATTATTTGGCTGTGATGAAACGTTAGCACTGGGTTCCGTATTTGGCTATGGAAGTATTGCGGTAACCACGTTCGGTCACCTTGATAAACAAAAGATTGGAGTTATTAAACGTCTCGATACGAAGAGTGGAAAAGGAGTTCATACTTTTTTAGATGATTTGGTCGCCAGTATTGCAGCCTCAGCATCCAGTCGCTTAGCCCATCGTCTTAGGGATGAACAGGAACAGGAATTGGAACAGAGAAAGCAACGGATAGAAATGGTTGATGAAAAAAACAAGAACGTAGGATAGTCTAAGTATTCATTAATCCGATGGCTAATCGCCACTATGACTTCTACTTCTAAGGTGGGAGATAAGTGGTGATTAGCCTCTAGTTAATTTTAACTTGTGCCGTAGAACGATTGAGGTATAATCATGAGAAAAAAGCTATGTATCATTCACGAGTGAATTTTTGACGAATAAAATAATTGGAATCAGAAACTTGCGATTAGGGGGTTGATTTCTTTCGTGAAATGGTGTATATTTAGTCTTGTCGCTGAAAAAAACATTTATTTCAGCATGTAATGACGCGGGGTGGAGCAGTCCGGTAGCTCGTCGGGCTCATAACCCGAAGGTCGCAGGTTCAAATCCTGCCCCCGCAACCAAAGTGGAGCTGTGGTGTAGTTGGCCTAACATGCCTGCCTGTCACGCAGGAGATCGCGGGTTCGAATCCCGTCAGCTCCGCCATATATGAAATTCTTCGTAGCCCTTTAATCAAAGGGATTCGAAACCAGCCTCGTAAGAGGCGTAGGGGGCGTCGAAGTCGGGAACGAAGTGAGCGTATCCCGTCAGCTCCGCCATATATGAAATTCTTCAACTTTTAACACTGTTTTGTATGTTCTGTGGGCCTTTAGCTCAGTTGGTCAGAGCGGTCGGCTCATAACCGATTGGTCACAGGTTCGAGTCCTGTAGGGCCCACCATTTCTATTAATAGATGTGACTCGGTAGCTCAGCCGGGAGAGCACCATCTTGACAGGGTGGGGGTCGCTGGTTCGAACCCAGTCCGAGTCACCATACATAAGAGATTGAAACCCTTGATAATCAAGGGTTTTTTGTTACGTTTATGTGAGAATGTGTTGACCCTCTTTCACTGCCAATTATTAGGGTATCATCTCTTACCTCAAATTTCAGTTCGCTTCCTTATTTTATCGAAATCGCTTCTCATAAGGCTTCGGCAGCCAAATTACCAAACTGTTACCCCATTTTTTGCACTCGCATTTCTCCCACTCCTCCATTTGTTTATAAATGGATAATTTTAGTGAGTAGCGGAGAACCTTCAAGGTCGACTTCCCCATGCTGGATATGCTGTTTTAACAGAAGTTAGTTTATGGGATCGTAGGAGTACTCACCCTCTGATGGCTGCTAACGCAAGCAAAATCCAGCCAAGTAAAAAGGCTACTCCCCCGAAGGGAGTAATTGCTCCTAGGACCTTAATCCCGCTTATACTTAAAGCATACAAACTTCCTGAAAATAAAAGAATTCCGATTTGAAACAACCATCCTGACCAATTCATGAGTGATATGGCCCCCAATCTGTCAGATAAAATGGCAATAAAGATCAGGGCAATCGCATGAATCATTTGATATTGAACGCCTGTTTGATAAATAGCCAGCAAATCGGGAGAAATTTTCCCTTTCAGGCCATGGGCTCCAAAAGCTCCTAATGCCACAGACAAAAACATATTTAAGCTGCCGAGAATGACGAATAGCTTTAACATCAGCGTCTCCTAACCTTTAGAAAATTTTTCATTGTTACAATGATACAAATACTATACCCTTTTCCAAATTCGTACACAAGTGATTCCTCATCTGACAGTATCGATCCTTATTTGGAAAAATCGCCTAGTCCTACAATTTATCAATCTAAGTTTTCCAACTTTTTTTCTGCAGATGAAGGGTAAAAGTGACAAATCACTAACACTCTTAGCTGTAAAGCAAAAAAGTTTCTTTACATGATAATGATTATCATTATAATTAGTAGTTGAGAACAATCTCTTATTGTAACGTAAGGGGGATACATATCATGAAAAAACAATTTCTCTTCTTGGGAGCCATCTTTTTAGTAGCATTGTTGGTTTTGGCGGGATGCTCCGGCACAGAAGGTGTGCAAACCACTGAATCGTCTTCTCAAGCTAACAAATCTACTAGCAACAATGAACAAGCGGAAGATAAAGGTGTAGTTAATCTGTATACTAGCAGACACTACGATACCGATGCGGAACTTTATAAAATTTTTACAGAGCAAACTGGTATCAAAGTTAATGTAGTTCAAGGAAAAGGCGATGAGTTGATGGAGCGCCTTGACCGTGAAGGAGCAAACACTGAAGCTGACGTATTTATGACGGCGGATGCAGGTAATTTGTATCGTCTGAAAGAAAGAGGATTATTGCAAGCTGTAGAGAGCAAAACATTGGCTGAAAATATACCAGAACAATTGCGTGATGTGGATAATCAGTGGTTTGGCTTAACCAAAAGAGCACGTGTTATCGCCTATGCCAAAGACCGTGTGAGCCCTTCCGAGCTGTCCACTTATGAGAATTTGACTGATCCGAAATGGAAGGGGAGGATCCTGGTCCGTTCTTCCAGTAATATTTACAACCAATCGTTGCTGGCTTCATTCATCGAGTTAAACGGTGAGGAAAAAGCGAAAGAATGGGCGAAAGGAATCGTTGCCAATATGGCAAGGAATCCTAAAGGTGGCGATACTGACCAGATCAAGGCCCTCGTGGCTGGCGAAGGAGATATTGCTATCGTCAATACCTATTATTATGCCAGATTATTAAATTCGTCCAATCCCGAAGATGTAAAGATCGCAGAAAAAGTAGGTGTTTTCTTCCCGAACCAGCAGACCAATGGGACCCACATTAATATAAGCGGTGTCGGAGTAACAAGGTATGCGAAAAACAAAGAAAACGCGGTGAAGTTCATTGAATTTTTATCCAGCGTGCAGGCACAGGGACAATTTGCGGAAGGTAATAATGAGTATCCGGTAAATCCAGCGGTACCTCCTTCCGATCTGTTAAAGTCGTGGGGAGACTTTAAAGCGCAGGATATTAATTTGACCATACTTGGTGTGAACAATGCCCAGGCGATTAAAATATTTAATGAAGTAGGTTGGAAGTAACAAGGGCCTCTTTAAGAAAGTGACTTACCGTATCACTGGAAGGTGATACGGTTACATTACTTTTCATTCGGGATTACAAGTTGATAAATTATTTAAGGTCGTGTGAAAGATGAGGCTGATACAACAATTAAAATTACAGCTCAATATATGGGCTATTCTTAGTTTTCTAATTATATTAATCATTCTGCTGCCTAATTTAATGATAGGTTTGCAGGTATTCTCTGAACCGAATGAGAATTGGCAGCACATTAAAGATTACTTGTTAAAGGACTACGTTTATAATACCCTTGTTCTAATCCTCTTTACAGGAATTGCGGCTTCTGTGATTGGAACCAGTCTGGCATGGGTTATCTCGGTTTACAAGTTCCCTTTACGTAATTTCCTGAAATGGGGTTTAATTCTGCCTCTAGCCATCCCCCCGTATATCGGTGCTTATACTTACCAAGGCATGTTAAGCTATACAGGTATTATCCAGTCTACATTGCGAAACTCGTTTGACATACAGTTGGATCAGAAATATTTCGATATCATGACCATGCAAGGAACAGTATTTATATTTACCATATTCCTCTTCCCATATGTGTATTCGATAACGAAAAGCTTTTTGTCCAATCAATCTGCATCGTTTTTGGAGAACGCTCGTTTACTGGGAGGTAGTCCCCTCGGAATTTTCTTCCGGGTTGTATTGCCTATTTCAAGGGCAGCCATTGTTGCTGGCGCAAGCTTGGTGATATTGGAAGTTTTAAACGATTATGGTGTTGTAAAATATTACGGGATTCAGACATTAAGTACTGCTATTTTTCAGACCTGGTTTGGGATGGGAGATCTTGATTCCGCATTTAAGCTCGCTGGTACGTTGATGTCCATCGTTATGATCATTTTGGTCCTGGAAAAGATTCTGCGTGGGCGTAAGCGATACAGTTACTCCACATCAAAGATCAGGCCTATCCAACCTCAACCGGTAAAAGGTGTTGCTGCCTGGCTGGTTTTTGCTTATTGCTTCGGCATTTTCAGTATTGCATTCCTGATTCCCTTTATACAATTAACGTTTTGGATGTTTATGACGTTTGAAAAGATCATTAGCCCAGAGTTCACCACTTTAATTATGAACTCGATTTTTGTATCAACGACAGCTGCCTCTGTGATTGTCTTGATTGCATTGATAGTTGCCAATTATACCAGACTGCAGGGGGGATTCATTGCAAAGCTGTTCTCCAAAATCACTGTGCTTGGTTACTCTATCCCCGGTGCT is a genomic window of Microaerobacter geothermalis containing:
- a CDS encoding S8 family peptidase; this translates as MKKRQVKDCKILPRLKVVSIPVEYVHTLETRWKVSTRYGIQMEDNIQFSTHQRDFIPWGIRRIGAPNVWGISQGNRVKVAVIDTGIDANHPDLKDRVKESVSFVSGSGDQNGHGTHVAGTIGASLNHLGIAGAAPEVELYAVKSFQSDGSAFLSDILEGIEWSIQHNMQVMNMSFGTPDPSNILEFGVAEARNAGIILVASAGNSGGDAEYPAKYPGVIGIGATTKSNQIASFSSRGEGVNFYAPGVSILSTWLDGTYRNLSGTSMSCAHVTGAVALLKGYNSSYTLSQILNLLEKGSSPLKGGGFLVDLTRLKSG
- a CDS encoding SLC13 family permease, producing MRKFIIIILSAVAFAIIYFELPSSVPYEAKMTIAITTGAIILWVFEPIPFSLTAILVLFLLPVTGSVSFETALSGFASPAIFLIVAGMMLAKGVESTSLGERLAYFLLYHLGHKKGGVLAGIILVPQLMAFFIPAAAVRTTMVLPITFSIVSILGLTRENPMTKQLMLGLTYGATISGTAIIPAAIGNVITVELINYYLGKQVTYLDWLIIGFPLWLFMIPITWYVLYKSFPVESDSFPDMREKIGDLIKEMGPLNKNEMKAIFILVFVFLLWTMESIHGWPPAIPALMGAVLMGLPKIGIVNWNEMLEVKFGTLLLLAITLSLGKALYETGAVDSISNWVKTDVTLFLFSSPAISVLTVSVFTQFLHKVTSNVSTAVLTVVPIVLAIGAQVGAPVMLLGVVAGITSLFGFLFVVETIPGVIVCGTGFLSQKDFFKPGVWLTLASIIVTYLLAITWWNWLGYV
- a CDS encoding pyridoxal-phosphate-dependent aminotransferase family protein; the protein is MLSELKPPSRILMGPGPSDVHPHVLKAMATPLVGHLDPSFLEIMNETMQLMRIVFETENRLTVAMSGTGSAGMETVFVNLVEPGDKVMIGVNGLFGTRMVDVAERCGAEVVQVKGEWGDIIYPEQIEEALKAHPDTVIVAVVHAETSTGVLQPLQEIADIVHQYGALLLVDAVTSLGGIHVSIDKVGIDACYSGTQKCISAPPGLSPVTFNERALEKMARRKSKVQSWYLDLSMIQNYWGKERFYHHTAPISMVYALREALRIIVNDGLEETIERHWRYGKILQNGIEAMGLKLHVEEGKRLPELTSIVIPEGVDDLAVRKNLLNQYGIEIGGGLGELKGKIWRVGLMGYSCQLRNVVLFLSAFEEVLREQGYKAPKGVIESVVRPDNLMFTN
- a CDS encoding DUF2062 domain-containing protein, producing the protein MLKKILRSLRLQYLKLLRTKGAPAIVARGFAIGIFIEFITLPTLGVAVILLYPLVRLFKGNLPASIIGFIIGKFIIPLFLYFNLNTGMILIGDKVTKEMTEVSGLALLKEKGVALILGSAINGFIVAIFSFFLVYILLGLYRKKKERKLMEKHFNDQGK
- the fabI gene encoding enoyl-ACP reductase FabI codes for the protein MNQLLQGKNFLIMGVANKRSIAWGIAQSLSKAGATLAFTYQGERLEQNVRELAETLPQEEVILIPCDVTKDEDIQNAFSTLREKVGVLHGIAHCIAFAKTEELEGEFLQTSRDGYALAQDISAYSLVAVAREAKPLMTEGGSIVTLTYLGGERVVPNYNVMGVAKAALDMNVKYLANDLGPHNIRVNAISAGPIRTLAAKGVRNFNSILKVIEEKAPLRRTVDQSEVGDTALFLFSHLSRGITGEIIHVDAGYNILGN
- a CDS encoding PHP domain-containing protein encodes the protein MWADLHTHTTASDGKCSPSDNIIRAKKKGLQAIAITDHDTVAGLDEAMKAGTEMDIVVVPGIEISSIFKGQDIHVLGYYVDKDDPCFLNKLKELRKTRDKRNEMMVKKLNELGLSIGMDEVYARKKDNEGNIGRPHIAEVLMEKGIVSSMEEAFRQYLGKEGRAYVNPPRISPFEAIDLIKEARGVPVVAHPGLYDDDLLIEEMIQYGLKGIEVFHPDHSDDAVNRYSKLASTYGLIMTGGSDFHGERNGEIFHGDIGLKYVNIEIVNQLKQLAENA
- a CDS encoding GNAT family N-acetyltransferase; the protein is MRTTDQLTFKIAQNKEDWQDALKVRKKVFIEEQNVPEEIEIDQYEEISTHFIVYNEQLQPVATARFRSYDETTAKIERVAVLPELRGTGLGRELMLFLEKAAKEAGYTKAKLNAQLHAEPFYKKLGYSQISELFYEANIPHVTMVKDL